The following are from one region of the Salicibibacter kimchii genome:
- a CDS encoding DUF2935 domain-containing protein: MQFYYGEQMPLRMLDEAEFWKTQEEEHTVVIREALDDNLEAKYVNALKEWEQALSETHQKVVSYIQSVKRSQYVYEGLQADVNELVKFCLDESMQFIELCNQIKVHSAAAKDDPFAQTLLDHIIVESEYFIGIARVILYEDHG; the protein is encoded by the coding sequence ATGCAATTTTATTACGGGGAACAGATGCCATTACGGATGTTGGATGAGGCGGAGTTTTGGAAAACGCAAGAGGAGGAGCATACCGTTGTCATTCGGGAGGCTCTTGATGACAATTTGGAAGCGAAATATGTAAATGCACTGAAAGAATGGGAGCAAGCGTTGTCCGAAACGCATCAAAAAGTGGTTAGTTACATCCAATCGGTGAAGCGAAGCCAGTATGTTTATGAAGGACTTCAGGCAGATGTGAATGAACTTGTGAAATTTTGTTTGGATGAAAGCATGCAATTTATTGAATTGTGCAACCAGATCAAAGTTCATAGCGCAGCAGCGAAAGATGATCCTTTCGCCCAAACGCTCCTCGATCATATCATCGTAGAGTCAGAATACTTTATCGGGATAGCGCGTGTCATCTTATACGAGGACCATGGTTAA
- a CDS encoding methyl-accepting chemotaxis protein: MKRKRFRFGIRRKLILGVTGISLITYGVSAIFIFFLSDIFTAQLGISEDGVILAVLLLGLIWSAVFAFLLAPVITKPITRVTHATRVTADGNIQAEIPVTKSDDELRELALAFNEMSQNFRMIVQEIDQHSTHTHTQADELASSSQEAARRSEEITDTVGEIAGGSENTAQAIQSIAESMEDMTKIADDVHDRATSSKEASTEMVTILKKSRENTLSLWEGINEIENRSEQSLEAMGKLEEGARKVEEIINLVGDIADQTNLLALNASIEAARAGEHGRGFAVVANEVRKLADESSDAVQNITTLIKNIQGDVSRVATEIQTQVDVSGREASKGKNTKQVIDQLVSSCTDVANAVDTITQLVGQQREAIQQTSHQSQEVAAIAEETSAGAEQVTATSESQSTMISAGAEAASALTKQADDLRKTIAKFSA, encoded by the coding sequence ATGAAAAGAAAACGTTTTCGTTTTGGCATTCGCAGAAAATTAATTTTGGGTGTGACCGGGATATCATTGATTACATATGGTGTGAGTGCGATTTTTATTTTTTTTCTGTCTGATATCTTCACGGCTCAATTAGGCATTTCTGAAGATGGAGTGATATTAGCCGTTCTTCTGCTCGGGTTGATTTGGAGCGCGGTGTTTGCCTTTCTGCTCGCGCCGGTTATTACAAAACCGATCACCCGTGTGACGCATGCGACAAGGGTAACAGCTGACGGAAACATTCAAGCAGAGATCCCCGTAACCAAGTCCGATGATGAACTACGAGAACTTGCACTCGCTTTTAATGAAATGAGTCAAAACTTTCGGATGATCGTCCAAGAGATCGATCAACATTCCACACATACTCACACACAAGCAGATGAGTTAGCATCGTCGTCGCAAGAAGCCGCGCGTCGTTCAGAAGAGATTACGGACACCGTGGGGGAGATAGCAGGTGGGTCTGAAAATACGGCCCAAGCGATCCAATCCATCGCCGAATCGATGGAAGATATGACGAAAATCGCGGATGATGTTCATGATCGAGCGACTTCATCAAAAGAAGCATCGACGGAAATGGTGACGATACTAAAGAAAAGCCGTGAGAATACACTTTCTCTTTGGGAGGGCATCAATGAAATTGAAAACAGAAGCGAGCAATCGCTGGAAGCGATGGGCAAACTTGAAGAAGGGGCACGGAAAGTCGAGGAAATTATAAATCTTGTTGGGGACATTGCAGATCAGACGAATTTACTTGCCCTGAACGCTTCCATTGAGGCAGCAAGGGCCGGAGAACATGGCAGAGGGTTCGCCGTGGTCGCCAATGAAGTCAGAAAGCTCGCGGATGAAAGTTCGGACGCTGTCCAAAACATAACAACGTTGATTAAAAATATTCAAGGAGACGTGAGCCGGGTCGCGACAGAGATTCAAACACAAGTAGATGTATCGGGACGAGAAGCTTCTAAAGGAAAAAACACAAAACAAGTGATTGATCAGCTCGTATCATCCTGTACGGATGTTGCAAACGCCGTCGATACGATCACCCAACTCGTCGGACAGCAAAGAGAAGCGATTCAACAAACGTCCCATCAGTCACAGGAAGTAGCGGCGATTGCAGAGGAAACATCCGCAGGTGCCGAGCAAGTGACGGCGACAAGTGAATCGCAAAGCACGATGATCAGCGCCGGGGCAGAAGCAGCATCCGCGTTAACAAAGCAAGCAGATGATTTGCGAAAGACCATTGCTAAATTTTCGGCTTAA
- a CDS encoding KinB-signaling pathway activation protein has protein sequence MNTRKVVFLFFSTMFLGAMGGAIVGTVLYDPLFAEGGFWNFIFGFIWLLGVGAAVSAVAQMGYFAYLLLNRLALSLFKTKRLWNRVQLFLIAFVFFDLFYFRYLAYAAEDETIWGYLITPTLLLIFAAIVAYFKQRETHRGAFIPAFFFLYVITTIEWVPALIVPEVNDSNWIWIYLAPLLVANTYQLMMHHRLQRK, from the coding sequence GTGAACACCAGGAAAGTCGTTTTTTTATTTTTCTCGACGATGTTTTTAGGTGCCATGGGTGGCGCGATCGTTGGCACTGTATTATATGACCCTCTGTTTGCAGAAGGTGGGTTTTGGAATTTCATTTTCGGCTTTATTTGGTTATTAGGCGTTGGTGCGGCAGTTAGTGCCGTAGCACAGATGGGTTATTTTGCCTATTTGCTCTTAAATCGTCTTGCCCTATCGCTGTTCAAGACGAAAAGGCTTTGGAACCGGGTACAGCTTTTTTTAATTGCTTTTGTTTTCTTTGATCTGTTTTACTTTCGGTATCTCGCCTATGCAGCCGAGGACGAAACAATTTGGGGATATTTGATCACGCCTACATTATTGCTTATCTTTGCGGCGATTGTTGCATATTTTAAACAACGAGAAACCCATCGAGGTGCGTTTATCCCTGCATTTTTCTTTTTGTATGTTATTACGACGATTGAGTGGGTGCCCGCACTCATTGTGCCCGAAGTCAACGATAGCAATTGGATCTGGATTTATCTTGCGCCGTTGTTGGTTGCCAACACGTATCAGTTGATGATGCATCATCGCTTGCAACGCAAGTAG
- the rpsI gene encoding 30S ribosomal protein S9, with product MASLQYYGTGRRKNAVARVFLSPGNGKVTINKREMDDYFDHETLKTVIHKPLVETGTEGQYDLKITTKGGGSTGQAGAIQLGVARALLQVDPEYRKVLKDNGLLTRDSRMKERKKYGLKGARRAPQFSKR from the coding sequence GAACGCCGTTGCGCGGGTATTCCTTTCACCGGGAAACGGAAAAGTAACGATCAACAAACGTGAGATGGATGATTACTTCGATCACGAAACACTCAAAACAGTCATTCACAAGCCGCTTGTGGAAACAGGCACTGAAGGTCAATATGATTTAAAAATCACAACAAAGGGCGGCGGTTCCACAGGGCAAGCAGGAGCAATCCAGCTTGGTGTTGCCCGCGCCTTGTTGCAAGTTGATCCGGAATACAGAAAAGTGCTTAAGGACAATGGATTGCTCACACGTGACTCCAGAATGAAGGAACGGAAGAAGTACGGCCTTAAAGGCGCCCGTCGCGCACCTCAATTCTCAAAGCGTTAA
- a CDS encoding DUF2521 family protein, with product MGSVVSFQEHKRLKDWEVEKKLLQTLSMEDMVYASEKHLIPACGDFQFRHSFLEEICMDVAIETFISSAKRGMIEARTGKAQDNPADEEQVKQRATELKAFMVDWIQDEHINRGQIANGAEAYVQHWWQVGLKTGKDRAQLRL from the coding sequence ATGGGGTCAGTCGTATCTTTTCAAGAGCATAAGCGTTTAAAGGACTGGGAAGTGGAGAAAAAATTATTGCAAACACTGAGCATGGAAGATATGGTCTATGCTTCCGAAAAACACCTTATCCCCGCGTGTGGTGATTTTCAATTCCGGCACTCTTTTCTGGAAGAAATCTGTATGGATGTGGCAATCGAAACGTTTATTTCCTCAGCCAAACGAGGGATGATCGAGGCCAGGACCGGAAAGGCACAAGACAATCCTGCGGATGAAGAACAGGTAAAACAGCGTGCAACCGAACTGAAAGCATTTATGGTTGACTGGATTCAGGATGAGCACATCAACCGTGGCCAAATTGCGAACGGTGCCGAAGCTTATGTGCAACATTGGTGGCAAGTCGGTTTAAAAACAGGTAAAGACCGGGCGCAACTTCGTCTTTAG
- a CDS encoding polysaccharide deacetylase family protein yields MAQFWVINRRKGAKYIFIAAVAFCAACLLLLEKPFIAVFTEEEGPSAFSSAETDEREVALTFNVSWGEEHVEPILDSLQEKETTAAFFVSGVWAERHTELLERMLEEGHDIGNYGFQFKPYPDRDNEDMRRDMREGHNTIEEATGDPPVFFRPPAGIFNTEVLEAAEQMDYSVIHWGADGKDWQNPGVERIVSNVMESVGPGDVIMLDASDSAKQTSEALPKIIDALQNENYDMISIEALMSGAEISYEDL; encoded by the coding sequence TTGGCACAATTTTGGGTTATTAATAGGAGAAAAGGGGCGAAATACATTTTTATCGCGGCCGTTGCCTTTTGTGCCGCTTGTTTACTTTTGTTGGAAAAGCCTTTTATTGCAGTATTCACCGAAGAGGAGGGGCCATCGGCGTTTTCAAGTGCCGAGACCGACGAGCGAGAGGTTGCTTTGACCTTTAATGTCAGCTGGGGCGAAGAGCATGTGGAACCCATTTTGGATTCCCTTCAAGAAAAAGAAACAACAGCTGCTTTTTTCGTATCAGGAGTGTGGGCGGAACGCCATACAGAATTATTGGAGCGCATGCTTGAGGAAGGGCATGACATCGGCAACTACGGCTTTCAATTCAAACCGTACCCCGATCGGGACAATGAAGACATGCGCAGAGATATGCGGGAGGGCCACAATACAATAGAAGAGGCCACAGGCGACCCCCCTGTCTTTTTCCGTCCACCGGCAGGCATATTCAATACGGAAGTACTGGAAGCCGCCGAACAAATGGACTATTCCGTTATTCATTGGGGAGCAGACGGAAAGGACTGGCAAAACCCCGGCGTTGAACGGATCGTTTCGAATGTAATGGAGAGCGTCGGTCCCGGCGATGTCATCATGCTTGACGCTTCTGATTCGGCAAAACAAACGTCAGAAGCTTTGCCGAAAATTATCGATGCCCTCCAAAACGAGAACTACGATATGATTTCCATTGAAGCATTAATGAGCGGCGCGGAAATAAGTTATGAAGATTTGTAG
- the gerD gene encoding spore germination lipoprotein GerD yields MDVKRAFFLILLLLFMTGCTALQNQGNSSGSEPQEFENTKEMVIDVLKTEDGKAALEEVLTDEDVQESVLMEQDFVQDTVQTTLTSEDGEQYFQQVMQQPDFQQNVAKSMQQENEAILKRLMKDPEYQQMMMEVLQDPEMQQEHVKLLKSKTFREEMQTAIEEAFDNPNFQQQLSDLMEEQQQQGGGESQEESSGSDDSQEDSSQEDSESSGSGDNGGGGG; encoded by the coding sequence TTGGACGTAAAGCGGGCGTTTTTTCTCATCTTGCTTTTATTATTCATGACCGGTTGTACAGCCTTGCAAAATCAAGGCAATTCATCCGGGAGCGAACCCCAGGAATTTGAAAATACAAAGGAAATGGTCATTGATGTACTGAAAACCGAGGATGGCAAAGCTGCCTTAGAGGAAGTTTTAACGGATGAAGATGTACAGGAATCCGTTCTCATGGAGCAAGATTTTGTCCAAGACACCGTGCAAACGACGTTGACATCAGAGGACGGAGAGCAATATTTTCAACAAGTGATGCAACAGCCTGATTTTCAACAGAATGTCGCCAAAAGCATGCAACAAGAGAATGAAGCGATTTTAAAACGCTTAATGAAAGACCCGGAATATCAACAAATGATGATGGAAGTGCTGCAAGACCCGGAGATGCAACAAGAGCATGTTAAATTATTGAAAAGCAAAACCTTCCGTGAAGAGATGCAAACGGCCATCGAGGAAGCCTTTGACAACCCTAATTTCCAGCAACAGCTCTCCGATTTAATGGAAGAGCAACAACAGCAAGGGGGAGGAGAGTCACAAGAGGAAAGCAGTGGCAGCGACGATAGTCAGGAAGACAGCAGCCAAGAAGACAGCGAGAGCAGCGGCAGTGGCGACAACGGCGGTGGTGGCGGATAA
- the cwlD gene encoding N-acetylmuramoyl-L-alanine amidase CwlD: MKKKIWLAAPLLALALIVGMYTIFSVEWSEHTSGLDLPLSGQVIVIDPGHGGVDGGSSSREGLMEDDVALEISFKLRDYLQSAGALVLMTREEDVDLAAPSTEGLRNRKVEDLQKRVQLINESGSDFFISMHLNAGSPTWRGAQTFYNPAFTESQTMGETVQGELTRQLENTNRKAAGVNNIYMLDSTEIPGLLIEAGFLSNPEEAGRFEDEEYLDQMAASIYQGLVRYFDAENDTD, encoded by the coding sequence ATGAAAAAAAAGATCTGGCTTGCCGCCCCCCTTTTGGCACTTGCCTTGATTGTCGGTATGTATACTATCTTTTCCGTTGAATGGTCAGAACATACAAGTGGTCTCGATTTACCGCTTAGCGGCCAAGTGATTGTGATCGATCCCGGGCATGGTGGGGTCGATGGGGGCTCGAGTTCCCGGGAAGGGCTCATGGAAGATGACGTGGCATTGGAAATTTCTTTTAAGCTTAGGGATTATTTACAATCAGCAGGTGCGCTCGTACTAATGACGAGGGAAGAGGATGTTGATTTGGCTGCTCCTTCCACGGAAGGATTGCGAAATCGAAAAGTAGAAGATTTGCAAAAACGGGTCCAATTGATTAACGAATCCGGAAGCGATTTTTTTATCAGCATGCATCTAAACGCGGGTTCTCCGACGTGGCGCGGTGCACAGACCTTTTATAATCCGGCCTTTACGGAGAGCCAAACAATGGGTGAAACTGTCCAAGGGGAATTGACACGACAGTTGGAAAATACAAATCGAAAGGCCGCGGGCGTGAATAACATCTATATGCTTGATTCGACGGAAATCCCCGGTTTGCTTATTGAGGCAGGGTTCCTGTCCAATCCGGAAGAGGCCGGACGTTTTGAAGATGAGGAATACCTCGACCAAATGGCAGCCTCCATTTATCAAGGGCTGGTCCGCTATTTCGATGCTGAAAATGATACTGATTAA
- a CDS encoding lysine N(6)-hydroxylase/L-ornithine N(5)-oxygenase family protein, translating to MAKEIYDVIGIGIGPFNLGLAALIEEGAPDVKARFLEKEPTFEWHPGMLIDQADLQVSFLADLVTFANPKSKYTFINYLHEHGRLLSFYFLKKFNIPRQEYNAYCQWVAGCLANCTFGHEVTNVTYDRQQAYYVIEGKNVETLRARHVTLGTGSVPMIPTPLEGKTNADIIHSSDYLYHEERLKKSGDITVVGSGQSAAEVFYDLLKDQERYEDTLTWYTRSPGFFQLEESSIGQELFSPEYVDYFHGLSYDDRQQALEVLDPLRNGVQQKTLLNIYELLYHRSVERKRSPAKIQALTEVNDVTGASDGRYLLSCRQWQKGEEFEHRTDKVVLATGYQPLVPDWLQKMEDELEWESEKEFKVTRDYRLVFKDERPNHLFSLTNLEHSHGTSATNLALSVKRNQHIVNVLTGEETYPIYRDNLFQQFMEGNE from the coding sequence ATGGCAAAAGAGATCTATGACGTCATCGGCATCGGGATCGGGCCGTTTAACCTCGGACTTGCCGCTTTAATAGAAGAAGGAGCGCCCGATGTAAAGGCGCGTTTTCTTGAAAAAGAACCGACATTTGAATGGCACCCGGGCATGCTGATTGACCAGGCAGATTTGCAAGTGTCATTTTTGGCAGATTTAGTAACCTTTGCCAATCCGAAAAGCAAGTATACATTTATAAATTACTTGCATGAACACGGTCGCTTGCTTTCCTTTTATTTTCTCAAGAAATTCAATATCCCGAGACAGGAATACAATGCGTATTGCCAGTGGGTCGCCGGTTGTTTGGCCAACTGCACATTCGGGCATGAAGTAACGAACGTTACCTATGACCGACAACAAGCGTATTATGTGATTGAAGGCAAAAATGTGGAGACGTTGCGCGCCCGTCATGTAACGCTTGGAACGGGCAGTGTCCCGATGATTCCGACCCCGCTGGAAGGAAAAACGAATGCGGATATTATTCACTCCAGTGATTACTTATACCATGAAGAGAGACTGAAAAAGTCCGGCGACATTACAGTCGTGGGGTCGGGGCAAAGTGCTGCGGAGGTTTTTTATGACTTGTTAAAAGATCAAGAAAGATATGAGGATACATTGACATGGTACACACGCTCCCCGGGCTTTTTTCAATTGGAAGAAAGCAGCATCGGGCAGGAATTGTTTTCGCCTGAGTACGTGGATTATTTTCATGGCCTTTCTTATGATGATCGTCAACAGGCATTAGAGGTTTTGGACCCGTTGCGAAACGGGGTGCAGCAAAAAACGTTATTGAACATTTACGAATTGCTTTATCACCGCTCGGTGGAACGCAAGCGCTCGCCGGCAAAGATCCAGGCGTTAACAGAAGTCAATGATGTGACAGGAGCTTCCGATGGCCGCTACCTTCTTTCCTGCCGGCAGTGGCAAAAGGGGGAGGAATTCGAGCACCGAACCGATAAGGTCGTTCTCGCCACCGGATACCAACCGCTCGTTCCTGATTGGCTGCAGAAAATGGAAGATGAATTGGAGTGGGAAAGCGAAAAGGAATTTAAAGTCACAAGGGATTACCGGCTTGTTTTCAAAGACGAACGCCCGAACCACTTATTTTCGTTAACGAATCTCGAGCACTCCCATGGCACGAGTGCCACCAATCTCGCCCTGTCCGTTAAACGGAATCAACATATCGTTAATGTGCTGACGGGCGAAGAAACGTATCCTATTTATCGCGACAACTTGTTCCAACAATTTATGGAGGGCAATGAATAA
- a CDS encoding manganese-dependent inorganic pyrophosphatase, translated as MSTVLVTGHKNPDTDSIASAIVYAYLKNELGVHAQPVRLGEVNKETAYALDYFQVEAPVFADENVQQGVEELILVDHNEAQQSIDARENFNVIEVIDHHRIANFETMAPLYYRAEPVGCTATILLKLFKENNVDIPKDLAGLMMSAIISDSLLFKSPTCTDEDVQAAKELASIADTNLESYGLNMLKAGADMSDKTADDLLTIDAKTFDAGANKLEIAQVNTVDVEDVLKSKDLVSDRMDEIIREKQLSVFIFVITDIINSDSTIVVRGDDSDKVECAFDISLHDDTAVLKGVVSRKKQIAPVLMKEFSTKEKV; from the coding sequence TTGTCTACAGTACTTGTGACCGGGCATAAAAATCCGGATACAGATTCGATCGCTTCGGCCATTGTGTATGCCTATTTGAAAAATGAACTTGGCGTTCACGCACAACCGGTTCGACTCGGTGAGGTAAATAAAGAAACGGCGTATGCCCTTGATTATTTTCAAGTGGAGGCGCCTGTTTTTGCTGATGAAAATGTTCAACAGGGTGTCGAGGAACTTATTCTCGTTGATCATAATGAAGCGCAACAAAGCATAGATGCCAGGGAAAATTTTAACGTCATCGAGGTGATTGATCATCACCGCATCGCTAACTTTGAAACGATGGCCCCCCTCTACTATCGCGCGGAACCTGTAGGGTGTACGGCCACGATTTTGTTGAAATTATTTAAGGAGAACAATGTGGATATCCCGAAAGATTTGGCAGGGCTTATGATGTCTGCCATCATTTCCGATTCATTGTTGTTCAAATCACCGACGTGCACGGATGAAGATGTTCAGGCTGCTAAAGAACTGGCGAGCATTGCAGATACGAATCTGGAAAGCTATGGATTGAATATGCTCAAAGCCGGTGCCGATATGAGTGATAAAACGGCGGATGACCTTTTAACCATCGATGCCAAAACATTCGATGCCGGGGCGAACAAGTTGGAAATTGCACAAGTCAATACGGTTGATGTAGAAGATGTGCTTAAAAGTAAAGATCTAGTTTCCGATCGAATGGATGAAATCATCCGGGAAAAACAATTATCGGTTTTCATATTCGTGATCACCGATATTATCAATAGTGACTCCACCATCGTCGTCAGAGGGGATGACAGCGACAAAGTCGAATGTGCTTTTGATATAAGCCTTCATGATGACACCGCGGTGTTAAAAGGAGTTGTTTCCCGTAAAAAACAGATCGCTCCCGTATTGATGAAGGAATTCTCCACAAAGGAAAAAGTTTAA
- a CDS encoding Mrp/NBP35 family ATP-binding protein, translated as MLQEQDIMEVLKQIKDPDLKKSIVETDGVRDIRIKDGDNVSLKIALAQTGTGAQMKLQQDIVSVVKEAGASQVGLRFEELSTEEAEQHGGAVAQEEDDGGLLSENSPVNFIAIASGKGGVGKSTVTVNLAVALAREGKKVGIIDADIYGFSVPDMMGIENRPTVEGEKIHPVERYGVKVISMGFFVEDNAPVIWRGPMLGKMLTNFFNEVTWGDLDYLLLDLPPGTGDVALDVHSMLPESDEIIVTTPHATAAFVAARAGAMAIKSNHRVLGVVENMAYYESKSGEKEYVFGQGGGERLSEELKADLLGQIPLGQPTIDDDDFAPSVYEREHPVGQIYENIATQIIEKKEENRVKSPFE; from the coding sequence GTGTTACAAGAGCAAGACATTATGGAGGTCTTAAAACAAATCAAAGATCCCGATTTGAAAAAAAGCATCGTAGAAACCGATGGGGTTCGGGATATTCGCATAAAAGACGGCGACAATGTGAGCTTGAAAATTGCGCTGGCACAAACGGGGACAGGCGCGCAAATGAAACTGCAACAAGACATTGTTTCCGTTGTTAAAGAAGCCGGTGCGTCCCAGGTAGGGCTTCGATTCGAGGAGCTTTCAACAGAAGAAGCGGAACAGCACGGGGGTGCGGTTGCGCAAGAAGAAGACGACGGAGGTCTCTTAAGTGAAAACAGTCCGGTCAATTTCATCGCGATTGCCAGTGGAAAAGGCGGCGTCGGAAAATCGACGGTTACGGTTAATTTAGCAGTGGCGCTTGCCCGCGAGGGTAAGAAAGTCGGCATTATTGACGCGGACATATACGGTTTCAGTGTTCCGGACATGATGGGGATTGAAAACCGTCCGACCGTTGAAGGAGAAAAAATACATCCTGTTGAACGCTATGGCGTCAAAGTTATTTCCATGGGCTTTTTTGTGGAGGACAATGCACCGGTCATTTGGCGCGGACCGATGCTCGGAAAAATGTTAACCAACTTTTTCAACGAAGTCACATGGGGGGATTTGGACTACCTTCTTTTGGACTTGCCTCCGGGAACGGGCGATGTCGCGCTTGATGTTCATTCTATGCTGCCGGAATCCGATGAGATTATCGTCACAACCCCCCACGCGACAGCGGCGTTTGTAGCTGCCCGCGCAGGTGCGATGGCTATCAAGAGTAACCACCGCGTGCTAGGGGTCGTTGAAAACATGGCTTACTACGAAAGCAAGTCCGGGGAAAAAGAGTATGTCTTCGGCCAAGGCGGCGGCGAGCGTTTAAGCGAAGAGCTTAAAGCCGATTTGCTCGGCCAGATCCCGTTGGGACAACCCACCATTGATGATGACGACTTTGCTCCTTCTGTTTATGAAAGGGAGCATCCGGTCGGCCAAATATACGAAAACATTGCCACGCAGATCATTGAAAAGAAAGAAGAGAACCGAGTAAAATCGCCATTTGAATAA
- a CDS encoding alpha/beta hydrolase family protein, which yields MYNKKKQLSVVPPMLDKENVSDFLQIAKVFSPAFASDSNTLSFITDAETGLPQLWAYDFNTGQKTQVLHTDDRVMFVKHLPDSATRIIGMDAKGNERKQLYMVDADHTLHRLTPDDKAIYQYGGVSADGRWIAWASNEREPAYYDLYIANLEDGRIHKIYEANHATYNIMGWHPDGTHLLVQEKFTNLYNCLGLLNIANGNVEWITLRTTYASYSNPSFSKDGKQLYILSNQDREFTSLAKVNLETHALTWLSEHNWDAGNLTIDQKGAQLAYTTNEAGVYRGWLYDLENNRLVDWEVGMGTIEGLAFNTDGSTLAFIFNGPTKTPDMWTLDTRCLRKINRLHCTSTTADFEAKLQTPTIYTIESFDGLDVPSFLYKPKNLKTPAPLAFWVHGGPESQTKAEYQPVIQCLVNLGYIVCAPNVRGSRGYGRTYIHLDDVRKRMDSVHDLVEIADTLKKEPEVDEHRMAVIGRSYGGFMVLAAVSHYPNVFDAGISLVGISSFRTFLENTGPWRRKLREIEYGTIEADGAFFDQIDPIHHTDRITAPLLVSHGANDPRVPIVETEQMIDGLRKRDHPIDYIRFEDEGHGIVKMKNQITAYTGMVEFLEKHFAENS from the coding sequence GTGTACAATAAAAAGAAACAATTAAGCGTGGTGCCGCCAATGTTGGATAAAGAAAACGTCAGTGATTTTTTACAGATAGCAAAAGTTTTCAGTCCGGCGTTTGCCTCGGACAGCAACACTCTATCGTTTATTACCGACGCAGAGACTGGTCTTCCGCAATTATGGGCGTATGATTTTAATACAGGACAAAAAACGCAAGTCCTGCACACGGACGACCGAGTCATGTTTGTGAAGCATTTGCCAGATTCCGCTACCCGTATCATCGGCATGGATGCAAAAGGCAATGAGCGCAAGCAACTGTACATGGTTGATGCCGATCATACCCTTCATCGCCTGACGCCCGACGACAAAGCGATTTATCAATATGGAGGCGTATCTGCAGATGGTCGCTGGATTGCTTGGGCAAGTAACGAACGGGAGCCGGCCTATTACGATCTTTATATTGCTAATCTTGAGGATGGACGCATTCACAAAATTTATGAAGCTAATCATGCAACGTACAATATTATGGGTTGGCATCCGGACGGAACGCATTTGCTTGTTCAGGAAAAATTCACAAACCTCTATAACTGCTTAGGGTTGTTGAACATCGCCAATGGCAACGTCGAATGGATAACCCTACGGACGACATACGCGTCGTATAGCAATCCTTCGTTTAGCAAAGATGGGAAGCAACTTTATATCTTGAGCAACCAGGATCGCGAGTTCACATCACTTGCCAAAGTAAACCTAGAGACACACGCGCTTACATGGCTAAGCGAACATAACTGGGATGCAGGAAATTTAACGATCGATCAAAAGGGTGCGCAACTTGCGTATACCACTAATGAAGCAGGTGTATATCGCGGTTGGCTTTATGATTTGGAAAACAATCGTCTCGTTGATTGGGAAGTCGGTATGGGAACGATCGAAGGGTTGGCGTTTAACACGGATGGGTCGACACTTGCGTTTATTTTTAATGGACCGACAAAGACGCCTGATATGTGGACGCTAGACACACGTTGTCTCCGGAAAATCAATCGGCTTCATTGTACATCAACAACAGCGGATTTCGAGGCAAAACTACAAACGCCGACCATTTACACCATTGAGTCGTTTGATGGCCTTGATGTCCCTTCTTTTCTTTATAAGCCGAAGAACCTTAAAACCCCGGCCCCGCTCGCCTTCTGGGTGCACGGAGGGCCGGAAAGCCAGACGAAAGCCGAATACCAACCCGTCATTCAATGTTTGGTGAACCTCGGCTATATCGTCTGCGCCCCCAATGTTCGCGGCAGCCGCGGCTACGGTCGGACGTACATTCATTTGGACGACGTTCGTAAACGTATGGATTCAGTCCATGATCTAGTTGAGATCGCAGACACATTGAAAAAAGAACCGGAGGTCGATGAACATCGAATGGCCGTCATCGGACGCAGTTACGGTGGATTCATGGTGCTTGCCGCGGTAAGTCACTATCCGAATGTTTTTGACGCCGGCATCTCGCTCGTCGGCATTTCCAGCTTCCGTACGTTTCTTGAGAATACCGGACCGTGGCGTCGAAAACTACGCGAAATTGAGTATGGAACGATCGAAGCAGACGGTGCATTTTTTGATCAAATCGACCCGATCCACCATACAGATCGCATTACCGCGCCATTGCTCGTTTCTCACGGTGCCAATGACCCGCGTGTGCCGATCGTGGAAACAGAGCAAATGATCGATGGCCTTAGAAAGAGAGATCACCCCATCGATTATATCCGTTTTGAAGATGAAGGTCACGGGATCGTAAAAATGAAAAATCAAATCACGGCATACACGGGAATGGTGGAGTTTTTGGAAAAGCATTTTGCCGAAAACAGTTAA